In Leptospira saintgironsiae, the genomic window TGAGATCCAATCCTTCCTGGTCTCACGTCCTGAAATATTCCGTTCTGCTCCAAGTTATTATGAAGTAGAATTATACAGAGGTTGTGAATACGAATGCAATTTCTGCCCAAGACAAAATCTAAAACCTGAACAAGATAATTTAGTTTTAGATCCTCAGGTTTTAGATAAACTTTTATCTCAGGCAGAAAATTTAGGACTTCCTTATAGTGTAAGTTTTGGTGGATTAGGAGAACCTAGTCTTCATCCGAATTTTCCAGAACTTGTCCAAAAAACTTTGGCATCCTCCAATCTAAAGGAATTATTCATAGAATCCGCATTATACGGCGATCTTTCCGGTTTTATAAAATTAGTTTCTTCTTTAAAAGAAGAAGATAAGAAGAAGATCACCTTAATAGTAAACCTGACTACCAGAGATAAAAAGGTTTATTCGAAACTTTATGGGAAAGATAACCTGGACAAGGTTTTACAAAACCTATCAGTGATCTCTCAGGTATTACCTAAATCATCTATTCATCTTCAATTCCTGAAAATCCAAGAAGTGGATGCAGAATTAGATTCTTGGTATGAACAGGCTCAAAAAGAAGGATACGAAATCATTTTACAAAAATATAATTCTTATTCAGATGTTCTTCCTCAACGCAGAGCTTCAGATCTGACACCTTTGGGAAGAGATTTCTGTTGGCATATTTCCAGAGACATTTACTTGAACGCAGACGGAGAAGTTTCTATCTGCAAACAAACTCCAGGTTCTAAAAAACATTCTATCGGAAATCTAAATAAGGATTCCTTGGAACAAATTTGGGCAAAGGGAAACCCATTCTTCACTTCTTCTGCAAAAGGAGAACACGATTCTATTCCTGCCCCTTGCCTCTCCTGCGATGAGTGGTATACATTTAACGCCTAAACCTAAGATCCGTTCTTTATTCGCTTTTATACAGGCGAGGACCGGATCTACAAGATTCCCTAAAAAAGTAATCCGTCCAATTCCGTCAAATTCGGATAAAACGATCTTAGATCATATCCATTCCAGAGTTCTAAAAATTTTACCAAATTCCAGAATTGTGTATCTGATCCCTGAAGGAGATTCAGAACTCGAATCCTTTTTGGAGAAGAAAGGGATGAATCATTTCTCCGGGCCATTGGAAGATGTTCGACAAAGGTATATCCTTGCTGCAGAAAAATTCAAGGCGGATGCCATCTTAAGACTGACCGGGGATAATCCGTTTTATGATACGACTCACTTGGATCTGCTCCTCCAAACATTTATAGAATCCGATTCTGATCTTGCTTATTTTAAAGGATTACCTCTTGGAACAGGCGGAGAAGTTTTCAGAACTTCTGCACTTCAAAATCTTTCGGACTCGCAACAAGAAGAAAGACATAAAGAACATGTAAGCATTCATATAAAAGAAAATCCTAATCAATATAAGATCACTGCAATTCTAAGTTTATTAACAAAAGAAGAAGGTTCCAGATTAGCAAATTTCAGACTCACAGTGGACACTCCTGAAGATTTTGAAACGATCTCAGGTCTAATTTCCCAGAAATCTTTCGAAACGATTGGCAATTTTAATACAAAGGAATTTTTAGAATGGGAGAAAGAATCACCTTCTCTATTCCAAAAAAATTTGGATGTTCCTCAGGTAAAATTTAATCTTCCTTCTCCAAACCAAAAGAACAAAGGAAAAATCGGAGTACTAGTCGCTCCTGCAAAAGAATTCGGTTCTGGACATTTTTCCAGGACTTCCCTTTTATATTCTTTTCTGCCGTACAGAAATTGGGAACCTGAATGGTTATCAGAATTTCCGAAAGACGGAGAATATGATATTCTTCTAATAGATTATAGAGATATAGAGATTCCGATCTCTTATCAAAAAACGAAAGTCCTACTCTTAGATCATTTCGGAAAAGATAAAAGTAAATATGATTTTTGGGACCTTCTTCCTCATCCGGGGAACGATCCTATATTCAATTGGGAACAAATCTTAATTCCTCCAAATTTAATTTCTTCTGCAACGAACGAAGAAAAAAATCCTGCTAAAGAATATGGGATTTTTTGTTACGCTGGAAACTTAGGAAAAGAAGAATCCGAAAATCTAGATAAATTCTTAATCCACAATTCTTCCAAAAATAGAATCAGGATCGGAGGAACTCCTCCGAGGACGAACGAAATAGAATATTTTCCAAGACTTTCAAGAGTCCAATATCTCCAAACATTAAGATCTTCTGAAAAGTTTTTAGGATATTTCGGGCAAAGCGTATTCGAAGCTCTTTATTTAAGAATACCGTGTGCAACATTCTCCATTTCACCTATTCATAGGGAGCTTTCTTCTATTTTAGAAAAATATAAAATTCCATTCACAGACTTGATTCAGAAGACAGAGTTTTCTTTAGGAACAAAAACTGTCGAGGAGAATGGATATGGACTTCTGTTGGATAAGATAGATTCTCTTTAAGAGTAACTAACGTGCCTGCCCGCCGGCGGTGGCAATCCGCGGAATTTAGATTCCGGCGCAGATCCCGCACCCGCGCGCCACTCGACCGACTGTCGGTTTTTCCGCCAGAAAGTCAGGAAACATTTTTCATTTTATTTGTTTCCTTTGTTGATTTTTTTGACCGTTGTTTTGAAATATGTTTGACCGACGCATAGTCGGATGTATTGTCAAAACCGACTAACGGTCTATACCGACCGTCGGTTTAGCAGGAGGAACCCCAATGATCCCAGCGAAAATCTCCACAAAAGAAAGAATTCTAAACGAATCCAGAAGGCTATTCTTCGAAAAAGGGTACGAAACCACATCCATTCAGGATATTCTATCCGCTTTAGATATAGCTAAAGGCACCTTTTACCACCATTTTCAATCCAAAGAAGAACTTCTGGAAGAGATCGCAGTGCAATTCGCAAAAGAAGCACATGCGGCTATGCAAGCAGAGATTGGAGATTTGGGAACAGAAGGCACCGGCCTGGATAAACTCCGCAGAGCACTCATTGTTGCGAGAAACTGGAAAAAAGGCAAATCGGAAGAAGTCCGCTTCCTTCTGGAATCCCTTTTCTCCACCAGCAATCTTCAATTGAGAGATAAGATACGACGCAAATCCGTGGATTTAAGTTTTCCATTATTTGCTTCTTTGATAGTAGAAGGCCAACAGGACGGATCACTCAGAAGTGAACTGAGAGCAGATCACATGACTTCCATCATTTTTGACCTAAGCGATGCTTTAGGTGAAAAAGTTGCTTTCTATCTTTTAGGAAGAAGTAAAGAATCCGAGGCCGATCTATACGATCTGATGCTTTCTTATCACAAAACGATAGAAGATCTACTCGGTTGCCCTGATGGCGGATTAGATTATTTTAGCAGAGAAGATTGGAGCGAG contains:
- a CDS encoding spiro-SPASM protein, encoding MKYPPQAIVFYLKEDLISVKGNIDQGNQLHYLGLTLKKLSSVLKGIPVYSNGKFGTPDESKKISTQLGYSDFIIIESRSEAEFFSKICDSLPDSRTGDPEWDETCFLVFDGFAPLLDPSLTQELILRHEKYLAQYSYSENLPPGIVPRILSREFVRSLPTEYSGSTQDFLAKNINQFDTEIFYTSPDLRQWRLDFSANNPRSFRLLSSFLKEKENWKYDEIQSFLVSRPEIFRSAPSYYEVELYRGCEYECNFCPRQNLKPEQDNLVLDPQVLDKLLSQAENLGLPYSVSFGGLGEPSLHPNFPELVQKTLASSNLKELFIESALYGDLSGFIKLVSSLKEEDKKKITLIVNLTTRDKKVYSKLYGKDNLDKVLQNLSVISQVLPKSSIHLQFLKIQEVDAELDSWYEQAQKEGYEIILQKYNSYSDVLPQRRASDLTPLGRDFCWHISRDIYLNADGEVSICKQTPGSKKHSIGNLNKDSLEQIWAKGNPFFTSSAKGEHDSIPAPCLSCDEWYTFNA
- a CDS encoding cytidylyltransferase domain-containing protein, with product MSGIHLTPKPKIRSLFAFIQARTGSTRFPKKVIRPIPSNSDKTILDHIHSRVLKILPNSRIVYLIPEGDSELESFLEKKGMNHFSGPLEDVRQRYILAAEKFKADAILRLTGDNPFYDTTHLDLLLQTFIESDSDLAYFKGLPLGTGGEVFRTSALQNLSDSQQEERHKEHVSIHIKENPNQYKITAILSLLTKEEGSRLANFRLTVDTPEDFETISGLISQKSFETIGNFNTKEFLEWEKESPSLFQKNLDVPQVKFNLPSPNQKNKGKIGVLVAPAKEFGSGHFSRTSLLYSFLPYRNWEPEWLSEFPKDGEYDILLIDYRDIEIPISYQKTKVLLLDHFGKDKSKYDFWDLLPHPGNDPIFNWEQILIPPNLISSATNEEKNPAKEYGIFCYAGNLGKEESENLDKFLIHNSSKNRIRIGGTPPRTNEIEYFPRLSRVQYLQTLRSSEKFLGYFGQSVFEALYLRIPCATFSISPIHRELSSILEKYKIPFTDLIQKTEFSLGTKTVEENGYGLLLDKIDSL
- a CDS encoding TetR/AcrR family transcriptional regulator, encoding MIPAKISTKERILNESRRLFFEKGYETTSIQDILSALDIAKGTFYHHFQSKEELLEEIAVQFAKEAHAAMQAEIGDLGTEGTGLDKLRRALIVARNWKKGKSEEVRFLLESLFSTSNLQLRDKIRRKSVDLSFPLFASLIVEGQQDGSLRSELRADHMTSIIFDLSDALGEKVAFYLLGRSKESEADLYDLMLSYHKTIEDLLGCPDGGLDYFSREDWSELAQLFKGGAVSAASLEPLPLVANAG